The DNA region TCATGAGAGATTTTCTTGCTGCGCGCCTCATCTTCTACCGCACGGGCAATCGCTTTGGACGCCAGCAGCTTGTTGAAGAGATCCTGACGCGCAGGCAGACGTGGCCCCACAGCAGCCAGACGCTGACGGGCAAAGTGCATACGCGCCACGCGAGCCAGTTTTTGCGCAATGATTTTATCCGTACCGTGCTCATCAGCCATTCGGCGCAGGGAGACGGAAGGAGAGAAGCGGACAAAGCTGTCGCGCCCCAGCCAGGAGACGGCAAAGAATTTCTGGATGCCGTTAAGCATGCGCAGCGGCGGGTTAACCTCACCCTTCTCACGACCCGGTGAGCGTCCAAACATCACCGACACTGGCACCATTTGCACATCCAGGTCCGGATTGCTGCGATGCAGGTCGAGATAGTTATGGAACAGCTTGATGGACTCTTCCTTCGGCGTGTAATAGGTGAACACCCGCGGTCCGCCGTGAATGAACACATAGCGCGGCAACTGCGTGCCATCGATCTCCAGCGGCACTAACGGGTCGGGGAGATCGTGCGCCAGACATTGCGCGCGCAGCGTCATCAAGTCCGCTTTGGAGTTGTACGGTAAAACGTACATAATTGGACGAGAGGTATCGAGTCCCAACTCCGGGGCAGGATCTGCCGGAATAGACTTGCTTTTTACCAGTATGCTTAATGGTAAATTCAGGATTTTGTAGTAAATTCGTGGCCAGCCGGACATAAACGATGTAAAGCCTCTGGTTAATAATGCAATTGCGTTGCAAGGATATCAGAAAGTCATGTGAATTTCTGGTGTATCCCGTCATACTTCGCGCCGCGTTGCCCTGACTCGAATCACATGAGTTAACAAGACAATGTCATTGACGCCAATAATGTAAAAAGGTTCTTTTAATGGCTAATAATACCACTGGATTCACCCGAATTATCAAAGCTGCAGGCTATTCCTGGAAAGGTTTTCGCGCCGCGTGGATTAACGAGGCCGCGTTCCGTCAGGAGAGTGTGGCGGTTCTGCTGGCCGTGGCTATCGCCTGCTGGCTGGATGTGGATGCCATTACGCGCGTGCTGTTGATTGGCTCCGTCATGCTGGTCATGATCGTTGAAATCCTGAACAGCGCCATCGAGGCCGTGGTGGACCGTATCGGCTCTGATTATCACGAACTCTCCGGTCGCGCAAAAGATATGGGATCGGCGGCGGTGCTGCTCTCTATCATTGTGGCGCTGATCACCTGGGGCCTCCTGCTGTGGACACATTTTCGCTAAGGTTTTTTCGACCCTGATTCCATAACAAGTTAAATCTGTTGTTGAATGTGCAGTTTGTGGTTCCAAAATCACCTTTAGCTGTATATACTCACAGCATAACTGTATATACACCCAGGGGGCGGAATGAAAGCGTTAACGGCCAGGCAACAAGAGGTGTTTGATCTCATTCGGGATCACATCAGCCAGACAGGTATGCCACCGACGCGTGCGGAGATTGCACAGCGTTTGGGGTTCCGTTCCCCAAACGCGGCTGAAGAACACCTGAAAGCGCTGGCGCGTAAAGGGGCGATTGAAATCGTCTCCGGCGCTTCTCGCGGCATTCGACTGCTGCAGGAAGAAGAAGAGGGTTTACCGCTCATTGGTCGCGTTGCGGCGGGCGAACCTTTGCTGGCGCAGCAGCACATCGAAGGCCATTATCAGGTGGATCCGTCTCTGTTTAAGCCGAATGCCGATTTCCTGCTGCGCGTCAGCGGAATGTCGATGAAAGATATCGGCATTATGGATGGCGATCTGTTGGCAGTACACAAAACCCAGGATGTGCGTAACGGCCAGGTGGTTGTGGCGCGTATCGATGACGAAGTGACGGTCAAACGCCTGAAAAAACAGGGCAACAAAGTTGAGTTGCTGCCTGAAAACAGCGAATTTAAACCTATCCTGGTTGACCTTCGTGAACAAAATTTCACCATCGAAGGATTGGCCGTTGGCGTCATCCGTAACGGTGAATGGCTGTAGTATTCCTGTAGGCCGGATAAGGCGGTTACACCGCCATCCGGCACTCTCACCACTCTCGTTATAATCTCTTCTCAGGCTCGTCCCATGCCGTTTTTTTCTTCTGCTGACAAAGCGCTCTGGCGTCTCGCCTTACCGATGATTTTCTCCAATATCACCGTTCCGCTGCTGGGACTGGTGGACACGGCGGTCATTGGTCACCTGGACAGCCCCGTGTATCTCGGTGGCGTGGCGGTGGGGGCGACGGCAACGAGTTTTCTGTTCATGCTCCTGCTCTTTTTACGCATGAGCACGACCGGGCTGACGGCGCAGGCGTTCGGCGCGAAGAATCCTCAGGCGCTGGCGCGGGCTCTGGTGCAACCGCTGATCCTGGCGTTGGGCGCAGGGGCCGCGATTGCACTCTTTCGCACACCGATTATCGATCTGGCGCTGCACATTGTGGGTGGTAGCGAAGCGGTGCTGGAACAGGCAAGACGGTTTCTGGCCATTCGCTGGCTGAGCGCCCCGGCGTCGCTGGCGAATCTGGTACTGCTCGGTTGGCTACTGGGCGTACAGTACGCGCGTGCGCCGGTGATCCTGCTGATTGTCGGCAATATCCTGAACATTGTGCTCGACCTCTGGCTGGTGATGGGACTGCACATGAACGTGCAGGGTGCCGCGCTGGCGACGGTGATCGCGGAATACTCGACGCTGCTGATCGGTTTGTTGATGGTGCGTAAAGTGCTGCACCTGCGCGGCGTCTCCCTCGCCATGCTCAAACAGGCCTGGCGGGGAAACGTTCGTCGCCTTCTGGCGCTCAATCGCGACATCATGCTGCGTTCATTGCTGCTGCAACTTTGCTTTGGCGCTATCACCGCGCTGGGGGCCAGGCTGGGCAGCGATATCATCGCCGTTAACGCCGTGTTGATGACGCTGCTGACGTTTACGGCCTATGCGCTGGATGGCTTCGCCTACGCCGTGGAGGCGCATTCCGGTCAGGCCTATGGCGCCCGCGACGGCAGTCAGCTACTGGAAGTCTGGCGCGCAGCGTGCCGCCAGTCAGGTATCGTCGCGCTGCTGTTTTCACTGGTCTATTTGCTCGCAGGCGAATCGATCGTTGCGCTGCTGACATCACTCCCACAAATCCAACAACTGGCCGACCGCTACCTGCTCTGGCAGGCGATTTTGCCTCTGGTCGGTGTCTGGTGCTATCTGCTGGATGGCATGTTTATCGGCGCAACGCGGGCGGCTGAAATGCGTAACAGCATGGCGGTGGCGGCCGCCGGGTTTGCACTGACGCTGTTGGCGCTCCCCGTGTTGGGTAATCACGGTTTGTGGCTGGCGCTGGCCGTTTTCCTTGCATTGCGCGGGCTGTCATTAGCCTGGATCTGGCGGCGACACTGGCGAAACGGGACCTGGTTTGCCACTTCATGATGGTTAAAGATTCTGAATAGTGAATTTAACCCAGAATCTATGACTACACTTAATCTCACGTCCAGCAGAAAATGAACGCGGTTGGGCGGTTTACTCTCACTATTCACAGCCTAATAAAGAGGACTTTATGATGAATAAAGACGAAGTCGGCGGTAACTGGAAACAGTTCAAAGGTAAGGTGAAAGAGCAGTGGGGCAAACTGACCGATGACGATATGACCGTCATTGAAGGTAAGCGTGATCAACTGGTTGGTAAGATTCAGGAACGTTATGGTTACGCGAAAGACCAGGCGGAGAAAGAGGTCGATAGCTGGGAAAAACGCAACGACTATCGCTGGTAACCCCTACTCTTACCCGTGAGTACAAGGATGTACACCCCTCTGTTTGCTTCGGGCGGCATAGCGTGCCGCCCACGCCCTTAACGGGGTTTCTTCTTAACCTGAATCGAATGATCGTGCTGGCACTCGCCAGGATGACGACAGGCTTCTACTTCCACGCAGGCTGAACATAATCCGTGTGCTTCAATGACATTGTGGCGCAGGGCAAATCCCATCTTTGCCGCCAGCGTATGCATAATGTCTTCCACGCCTTCCGCACACTCTTCCTTTACCGCGCCGCAGCGGTCGCAGATAAACATCGCGGAAGTATGGGTTGGCTGATCGAACAGGTAGCACAACACATAGCTGTTGGTGGATTCGACCTTATGCACAAACCCTTGTTCAAGCAGAAAATCGAGTGCGCGATAGACCGTTGGCGGCTTGGCCTGCGGTTCGGATTCACGCAGCAGGTCGAGCAGGTCGTAAGCGCTAATTGCGCCTTCCTGCAGGCTCATCAGACGCAACACTTCGAGGCGCTGTGGGGTCAGGCGCACATTGCGTTGCGCGCACAGTTTTTCAGCTTGCGCCAGCAACTCTTGCGTTGTGGTCTTTTCCATTGGGCACCTCGGATCGCGTGGAGTAAGAAAACCCTCACTTTACCATGTTCTGGGAGAAACGCCGAGTTCCTGGCCGGAACGCTAATTCGCTCGCTAATCTTTCCCTGATTTACAAACTCTTCTATATATATTGAGGCATGTCACAAAAATAAACGCCCCGGCGAGAGAAGGACAGGGGCAAAACAGACGACTTTTTCCTTGTTAATCACAGCAATGCTCCAGCTCTGACCGGTTGATACTGGCAGAGACGATTTTCACCTGCGAATAAAATGGGCTTACTGTGAATAAAAATTTGAATCTTTTGGTGGTGGCGATAACGGGCTCGCTGTTGGCGTCTCAAACGGCGAGTGCTGCGAATTCCTGGACAGAGGCGCGTAATGACGCGATGGGCGGAACGGGCGTGGCGTCGGCAAACTATGGCAGCGGCGTACTCATCAACCCGGCATTATTGGCGAAGTCACAGCCGGATGATGACATTACGGTGATCTTCCCGGCTATCGGTGGGCAGATGTCCGACAAGGATAATCTGCGCGATAAGATTGATGATGTTACCGACGACGTGAACAACTACCGCCGTTCTCTGGACAATATCAATCCACTCGATCTCTTTGTTCCCGGCAGCGCAGGCTACCGGCAGGTGTCTAATGCCGCAGGCGATCTGGCTGACCAGCTTGAATCTCTGAAAGGGAAAACGGCCAGTGCAAAAGCCGGCGGCGGGCTTGCGGTCAGCATTCCGAACGATGTGTTAGCCGTGGCCTTTGTGGCGAAAGCCAACGCCCGCGCCCGCGTGAGTTCGTCTATCGATCAGGGCGACATCGACACGCTGCGCGGCGTTGAAGCCGTGCCTTCCAGCATCCTGGCGGTGGATCCCGATAACCTGAAGTCAAAAGGGTTTGGCCGCGCCGCCATTGTCTCTGATTACGGTGTGGCGGTGGCGCGACAGTTCGACCTGGGCGGCGTACCGGTTTCGGTTGGCGTGACGCCGAAACTGCAAAAAACCTGGCTCTACAACTACACGGTCTCGATTTACGATTTCAACAGTGACGATATCAACAGCAGTCGCTATCGCAACGATGATACCGGCTTTAACGTTGATGCGGGTCTGGCCGCCGACTTTGGCGAACACTGGACGGTTGGTCTGAGCGGGCAAAACCTGTTCTCTCGTGATATCGATACAAAAGAGGTGGCGGGCGTTCGCGATACTTACCAGATTCGTCCGTTGGTCACCGCCGGTGTGGCGTGGCAGAACGATCTGCTGACGCTGAGCGCAGACGGTGATTTAACCGAAACCAAGGGCTTCAAAAGCGAGGAAAACTCACAGTATGTGGGTGTCGGTGCCGAAGTCCGACCGCTCGACTGGCTGGCCGTCCGCGCCGGTTATCGGGCTGACGTGAAAAACAATGACAGCAATGTCTTCACCGGCGGTGTCGGGTTTGCCCCGTTCAACCGGGTACATCTTGATTTGATGGGGCTGTACGGCGAGGACGAAACCTGGGGCGCAGGCGCGCAGGTCAGCGTGACGTTCTGACCGGATGGCGGGGCAGTATGCCCCGTCTTTCAGCCATGAGCTGCTTTAGTCAGCGTATCGTTAATCCATTGATTTACACTTTTCCCGGAGACTTCGGCGGCGATGTTAATCGCCGAATGCACCTCCGGAGAAATACGCAGACTGATCTTTCCACTTGCCGGGCGCAGAGGTTCTCTGCCTTGTTCAGCACAGTAAGAAAGGTAATCATCGACCGCTTCTTCGAAGGCATTGCGAAGATCGGAAACGTTGTCGGCATGGAAACCAATCACATCACGTATACCGGCAACATGCCCGACGAAGCACAAATCTTCGTCACTGTAATCAATTTTGGCGGCATAGCCTTTATAAGTCATGGTGTTCATGGGATCACTCCTACTGCGATAAGAAAGGCCATAGCATCCTTTTTATGATATCATTTTTTGATATCACATCAAGGTGAATCGTATCCCTTTCCTGCCTGTGCTATAGTAGCGCCCCCAATTCACCGGATGCTCAAAAAATAACCATGTCACCAGAATCACAATCCGCCTTTCCGGCCCGCCGTTTTTCCATCGCGCCTATGCTCGACTGGACGGACAGACACTGCCGCTACTTTCTGCGCTTGCTGTCTCGCCAGACGCTGCTCTACACCGAGATGGTGACGACAGGGGCGATTATTCATGGCAAAGGGGATTACCTGGCGTACAGCGAAGAAGAGCATCCGGTCGCTCTGCAACTGGGCGGCAGCGATCCGGCAGCGCTGGCGCACTGTGCGAAGCTGGCGCAGGCGCGCGGCTACGACGAAATCAACCTCAATGTCGGCTGTCCGTCCGATCGCGTGCAGAACGGCATGTTTGGCGCCTGTCTGATGGGCAATGCGCAACTGGTGGCGGATTGCGTAAAGGCGATGCGTGATGCGGTGTCGATTCCGGTGACGGTGAAAACCCGTATTGGTATTGATGACCAGGATAGCTATGAATTTCTCTGCGATTTCATCAGCACGGTGTCCGGTCGCGGTGAGTGCGACATGTTCATTATTCACGCCCGCAAAGCCTGGCTCTCCGGGTTAAGTCCGAAGGAAAACCGTGAGATCCCGCCGCTGGATTATCCGCGCGTTTATCAACTGAAACGCGACTTCCCGCACCTGACGATGTCCATCAACGGCGGTATTAAGTCGCTGGATGAGGTGAAGGCGCATCTCGAACATATGGACGGCGTGATGGTGGGGCGCGAGGCTTATCAGAACCCGGGTATTTTGGCTTCTGTCGACCGCGAAATTTTTGGCTCCCCGACGGCTGATGCCGATCCGGTTGCGGTGGTGCGGGCCATGTATCCCTATATCGAGCGCGAATTGAGTCAGGGTACGTATCTCGGCCACATTACACGCCATATGTTGGGTCTGTTTCAGGGGATACCGGGGGCGCGCCAGTGGCGGCGTTACCTGAGCGAAAACGCCCATAAAGCCGGTGCCGATATCAATGTGCTGGAGCACGCGCTGAAGCTGGTGGCCGATAAGCGTTAGATTTTCACTAAAAGTTAGTCAATTTCACCACGCCCTGCAAAAGTTTGCGGGGCGTTTTGTTGATAAATCAACAAATTAAGTTTGGCATGATTTTTGTAATGGTTTGAGCAGGAATTCATTATGGGAGAACATCATGCTGGAACTACTTTTTGTGCTTGGCTTCTTTATCATGCTGATGGTCACCGGCGTCTCGCTGTTGGGTATTCTGGCTGCGCTGGTTGTTGCCGCGTTCGTGATGTTCCTTGGCGGCATGTTTGCACTGATGATCAAACTGCTGCCGTGGCTACTGCTGGCTGTTGCGGTGGTGTGGGTGATCAAAGCGATTAAGTCGCCAAAAGTCCCGCAATATCAGCGCAATAACCGTTGGCGTTACTAAAGATGTGAGGGGTGCGTCACAACCTGTGATTTTGGCGTCAGAACCAAATAGGAATTGATCATCAAATCTGTCAGTATTGCGCGACTAACAGATTCATCGAGCTGTACCCTACATACAGCCGAACAAAAAAAGAAAGGGCTTCCCAATGGGAAGCCCAATTTCTTTCTCCCCGTCATAAGTAAAACCGCAGGTGTGTTGGCTGCTGTCACTCACCCCAGTCATTGACTTCAGAGGATTCGTTCCATTGCCGTCTTCCTGCAACTTGAATGATTTAGGGGCGCCGGACAGTCAAGGAATCAGCAAACTGGAACCCTGCGTCGCCCGACTCTCCAGCACTTCATGTGCGCGCTGCGCCTCTTTCAACGCATATTTCTGACTGTCTGCCACATCCACTTTGATCACACCGCTGGCAATCAGCGAAAACAGTTCGTTGCTGGCTTCGGTCAGTTCTTCCGCGGTGGTGATATAGCCCTGAAGAGAAGGGCGCGTGGCGTACAGGGAGCCTTTCTGATTCAGAATCCCCAGGTTCACGCCGGTCACCGGACCCGATGCGTTGCCAAAGCTGACCATCAGCCCACGACGTTGCAGACAGTCCAGCGAGGCTTCCCAGGTATCCTTGCCGACAGAGTCATACACCACGCGGACTTTTTTGCCGCCAGTTATCTCTTTTACCCGCTCAACAATGTTTTCTTCGCGATAGTTAATCACCTGCCATGCACCAGCATCCAGCGCCCGCTGCGCCTTTTGTGCGCTACCGACGGTGCCAATCAGTTTCGCACCCAGTGCTTTCGCCCACTGACAGGCAATCAGCCCAACACCGCCTGCGGCCGCGTGGAACAGGAACGGTTCGTCGGGCTTGATTTCGTAAGTTTTGCGCAGCAGATAATAAACGGTCAGTCCCTTCAGGAAAGAGGCGGCGGCCTGCTCATACGAGATGGCATCAGGCAGGATAGCAGCCTTATCGGCCGGGACGTTGTGGACCGAACTGTAGGCGCCGAGCGCGGATTGCGCATACACCACGCGATCGCCTGCTTTAATATGACTGACGGCGCTGCCGACTTTGCTGACGACGCCAGCCGCTTCGGTCCCTAAACCGCTGGGCAGCGCGGGAGGCGGATAAAGCCCGCTGCGAATATAGGTGTCGATAAAGTTAATACCGATCGCTTTGTTTTCGACCTGGATTTCGTTCGCCGCCGGATCGGCGGGGGTAAAGTCCACAGCCTGAAGCACGTCAGGGCCGCCATGCTTGTGAAATTCAATTCGTGTTGCCATGATTTCTCCAGTATCATCGGAAGATTAGCGTCAACTCACTTTTATCTCGGTAACTCCATTCACTATGGCAGGAAATAAACCCTTCAACAAACAACAGACTGATGTCCGTGACCGCGACCTACAGGTTGCCGGACTGAAAGTACCGCCGCACTCGATTGAAGCGGAACAGTCGGTGTTGGGCGGTTTAATGCTGGATAACGAGCGCTGGGACGATGTCGCCGAGCGCGTGGTGGCGGAAGATTTTTATACCCGTCCACACCGTCACATCTTCACCGAAATGGGACGATTGCAGGAAACCGGCAGTCCGATTGACCTGATTACGCTCGCGGAATCGCTGGAGCGACAAGGGCAACTGGACAGCGTCGGCGGTTTTGCTTATCTGGCTGAACTCTCCAAAAATACGCCAAGTGCGGCGAACATCAGCGCATATGCTGATATTGTGCGCGAACGTGCGGTGGTGCGCGACATGATCGCCGTCGCCCATGAAATTGCCGATGCGGGGTTTGATCCGCAGGGGCGCACCAGTGAGGACTTGCTCGATCTCGCCGAGTCCCGCGTATTTAAAATCGCGGAAAGCCGCGCCAATAAAGACGAAGGCCCGAAAAACATTGCCGATGTACTCGACGCCACCGTCGCGCGTATCGAACAACTGTTCCAGCAACCGCACGACGGGGTGACGGGCGTTAACACCGGCTATGACGATCTCAATAAAAAGACCGCTGGCCTGCAGCCGTCAGATCTGATTATCGTTGCGGCACGTCCGTCGATGGGTAAAACCACGTTTGCGATGAACCTCGTCGAAAACGCCGCGATGTTGCAGGATAAACCGGTTCTTATCTTCAGTCTCGAGATGCCCTCTGAGCAGATTATGATGCGTTCTCTGGCATCACTGTCCCGCGTGGATCAGACCCGTATTCGTACCGGACAACTGGACGATGAGGACTGGGCGCGGATTTCTGGCACGATGGGCATTCTGCTGGAAAAACGTAACATTTATATTGATGATTCCTCCGGTCTGACGCCAACGGAAGTGCGCTCCCGCGCGCGCCGTATCGCCCGCGAACACGGCGGCATCGGGTTGATTATGATCGACTACCTGCAACTTATGCGCGTGCCGTCGCTGTCCGACAACCGTACGCTGGAAATCGCTGAAATTTCCCGCTCGCTGAAAGCGCTGGCGAAAGAACTGCATGTGCCGGTTGTGGCGCTGTCGCAGCTCAACCGCTCGCTGGAACAACGCGCCGATAAGCGCCCGGTCAACTCCGACCTGCGTGAATCCGGTTCCATCGAACAGGATGCCGACTTGATCATGTTCATCTACCGCGATGAGGTTTATCACGAGAACAGCGATCTGAAAGGTATTGCGGAAATCATCATTGGTAAGCAGCGTAACGGCCCCATCGGCACGGTGCGACTGACCTTTAACGGACAATGGTCGCGCTTTGATAATTATGCGGGCCCTCAATACGACGACGAATAAATTTCCTTCACCCTTCACGCCGCAGGTGCGTTGACTGCGCTCGCTCACCCCGGTCACTTAGTTAACTAAGCTCCCGGGGATTCGCGGGCTTGTCGCCTTCCTGCAACGCGAATGGTTTTGGAAATTCTTTTTTTAATGAAGGAATACAAATGCAAGCGGCAACTGTAGTGATTAACCGCCGCGCTCTGCGACACAATCTGCAACGTCTGCGTGAACTGGCACCTGCCAGCAAGCTGGTTGCGGTCGTGAAAGCGAACGCTTACGGACACGGTCTGTTAGAGACCGCGCGAACGCTCCCCGATGCTGACGCCTTTGGCGTGGCGCGTCTTGAAGAAGCTTTGCGTCTGCGAGCGGGTGGGATCACGCAGCCCATCCTGCTGCTGGAAGGCTTTTTTGAGGCGACCGATCTGCCCACCATTTCCGCGCAGCGCCTGCATACGGCTGTTCATAATCAGGAACAACTGGCTGCACTGGAAGCCGCCGAACTGGATGAACCGGTAACCGTGTGGATGAAGCTCGACACCGGCATGCATCGTCTGGGTGTCCTTCCCGAGGAGGCCGACGCCTTCTGGCAGCGCCTGACGCAATGTAAAAACGTGCGCCAGCCGGTCAATATCGTCAGCCATTTTGCCCGTGCGGATGAGCCGGAATGTGGTGCGACCGAACGGCAGCTTGATGTGTTTAATACCTTTTGTGAAGGCAAAGCGGGCCAACGCTCAATTGCCGCGTCCGGCGGGATTTTACTCTGGCCGCAGTCGCATTTTGACTGGGTGCGACCGGGCATCATTCTCTACGGCGTGTCGCCGCTGGAAAACCAGTCCACAGGGGCTGATTTCGGTTGCCAGCCGGTAATGTCGCTGACCTCCAGCCTGATTGCCGTGCGCGAGCATAAAGCGGGTGA from Citrobacter amalonaticus Y19 includes:
- a CDS encoding type II toxin-antitoxin system HicB family antitoxin, with protein sequence MNTMTYKGYAAKIDYSDEDLCFVGHVAGIRDVIGFHADNVSDLRNAFEEAVDDYLSYCAEQGREPLRPASGKISLRISPEVHSAINIAAEVSGKSVNQWINDTLTKAAHG
- the dinF gene encoding MATE family efflux transporter DinF → MPFFSSADKALWRLALPMIFSNITVPLLGLVDTAVIGHLDSPVYLGGVAVGATATSFLFMLLLFLRMSTTGLTAQAFGAKNPQALARALVQPLILALGAGAAIALFRTPIIDLALHIVGGSEAVLEQARRFLAIRWLSAPASLANLVLLGWLLGVQYARAPVILLIVGNILNIVLDLWLVMGLHMNVQGAALATVIAEYSTLLIGLLMVRKVLHLRGVSLAMLKQAWRGNVRRLLALNRDIMLRSLLLQLCFGAITALGARLGSDIIAVNAVLMTLLTFTAYALDGFAYAVEAHSGQAYGARDGSQLLEVWRAACRQSGIVALLFSLVYLLAGESIVALLTSLPQIQQLADRYLLWQAILPLVGVWCYLLDGMFIGATRAAEMRNSMAVAAAGFALTLLALPVLGNHGLWLALAVFLALRGLSLAWIWRRHWRNGTWFATS
- a CDS encoding diacylglycerol kinase, with amino-acid sequence MANNTTGFTRIIKAAGYSWKGFRAAWINEAAFRQESVAVLLAVAIACWLDVDAITRVLLIGSVMLVMIVEILNSAIEAVVDRIGSDYHELSGRAKDMGSAAVLLSIIVALITWGLLLWTHFR
- the zur gene encoding zinc uptake transcriptional repressor Zur, translating into MEKTTTQELLAQAEKLCAQRNVRLTPQRLEVLRLMSLQEGAISAYDLLDLLRESEPQAKPPTVYRALDFLLEQGFVHKVESTNSYVLCYLFDQPTHTSAMFICDRCGAVKEECAEGVEDIMHTLAAKMGFALRHNVIEAHGLCSACVEVEACRHPGECQHDHSIQVKKKPR
- the lexA gene encoding transcriptional repressor LexA, with translation MKALTARQQEVFDLIRDHISQTGMPPTRAEIAQRLGFRSPNAAEEHLKALARKGAIEIVSGASRGIRLLQEEEEGLPLIGRVAAGEPLLAQQHIEGHYQVDPSLFKPNADFLLRVSGMSMKDIGIMDGDLLAVHKTQDVRNGQVVVARIDDEVTVKRLKKQGNKVELLPENSEFKPILVDLREQNFTIEGLAVGVIRNGEWL
- a CDS encoding CsbD family protein → MNKDEVGGNWKQFKGKVKEQWGKLTDDDMTVIEGKRDQLVGKIQERYGYAKDQAEKEVDSWEKRNDYRW
- a CDS encoding quinone oxidoreductase, with product MATRIEFHKHGGPDVLQAVDFTPADPAANEIQVENKAIGINFIDTYIRSGLYPPPALPSGLGTEAAGVVSKVGSAVSHIKAGDRVVYAQSALGAYSSVHNVPADKAAILPDAISYEQAAASFLKGLTVYYLLRKTYEIKPDEPFLFHAAAGGVGLIACQWAKALGAKLIGTVGSAQKAQRALDAGAWQVINYREENIVERVKEITGGKKVRVVYDSVGKDTWEASLDCLQRRGLMVSFGNASGPVTGVNLGILNQKGSLYATRPSLQGYITTAEELTEASNELFSLIASGVIKVDVADSQKYALKEAQRAHEVLESRATQGSSLLIP
- the dusA gene encoding tRNA dihydrouridine(20/20a) synthase DusA, whose amino-acid sequence is MSPESQSAFPARRFSIAPMLDWTDRHCRYFLRLLSRQTLLYTEMVTTGAIIHGKGDYLAYSEEEHPVALQLGGSDPAALAHCAKLAQARGYDEINLNVGCPSDRVQNGMFGACLMGNAQLVADCVKAMRDAVSIPVTVKTRIGIDDQDSYEFLCDFISTVSGRGECDMFIIHARKAWLSGLSPKENREIPPLDYPRVYQLKRDFPHLTMSINGGIKSLDEVKAHLEHMDGVMVGREAYQNPGILASVDREIFGSPTADADPVAVVRAMYPYIERELSQGTYLGHITRHMLGLFQGIPGARQWRRYLSENAHKAGADINVLEHALKLVADKR
- the pspG gene encoding envelope stress response protein PspG — its product is MLELLFVLGFFIMLMVTGVSLLGILAALVVAAFVMFLGGMFALMIKLLPWLLLAVAVVWVIKAIKSPKVPQYQRNNRWRY
- the alr gene encoding alanine racemase → MQAATVVINRRALRHNLQRLRELAPASKLVAVVKANAYGHGLLETARTLPDADAFGVARLEEALRLRAGGITQPILLLEGFFEATDLPTISAQRLHTAVHNQEQLAALEAAELDEPVTVWMKLDTGMHRLGVLPEEADAFWQRLTQCKNVRQPVNIVSHFARADEPECGATERQLDVFNTFCEGKAGQRSIAASGGILLWPQSHFDWVRPGIILYGVSPLENQSTGADFGCQPVMSLTSSLIAVREHKAGEPVGYGGTWISERDTRLGVVAMGYGDGYPRAAPSGTLVLVNGREVPIVGRVAMDMICVDLGPQATDQAGDPVILWGDGLPVERIAAMTKVSAYELITRLTSRVAMKYVD
- the traF gene encoding conjugal transfer protein TraF, whose amino-acid sequence is MNLLVVAITGSLLASQTASAANSWTEARNDAMGGTGVASANYGSGVLINPALLAKSQPDDDITVIFPAIGGQMSDKDNLRDKIDDVTDDVNNYRRSLDNINPLDLFVPGSAGYRQVSNAAGDLADQLESLKGKTASAKAGGGLAVSIPNDVLAVAFVAKANARARVSSSIDQGDIDTLRGVEAVPSSILAVDPDNLKSKGFGRAAIVSDYGVAVARQFDLGGVPVSVGVTPKLQKTWLYNYTVSIYDFNSDDINSSRYRNDDTGFNVDAGLAADFGEHWTVGLSGQNLFSRDIDTKEVAGVRDTYQIRPLVTAGVAWQNDLLTLSADGDLTETKGFKSEENSQYVGVGAEVRPLDWLAVRAGYRADVKNNDSNVFTGGVGFAPFNRVHLDLMGLYGEDETWGAGAQVSVTF
- the dnaB gene encoding replicative DNA helicase; the protein is MAGNKPFNKQQTDVRDRDLQVAGLKVPPHSIEAEQSVLGGLMLDNERWDDVAERVVAEDFYTRPHRHIFTEMGRLQETGSPIDLITLAESLERQGQLDSVGGFAYLAELSKNTPSAANISAYADIVRERAVVRDMIAVAHEIADAGFDPQGRTSEDLLDLAESRVFKIAESRANKDEGPKNIADVLDATVARIEQLFQQPHDGVTGVNTGYDDLNKKTAGLQPSDLIIVAARPSMGKTTFAMNLVENAAMLQDKPVLIFSLEMPSEQIMMRSLASLSRVDQTRIRTGQLDDEDWARISGTMGILLEKRNIYIDDSSGLTPTEVRSRARRIAREHGGIGLIMIDYLQLMRVPSLSDNRTLEIAEISRSLKALAKELHVPVVALSQLNRSLEQRADKRPVNSDLRESGSIEQDADLIMFIYRDEVYHENSDLKGIAEIIIGKQRNGPIGTVRLTFNGQWSRFDNYAGPQYDDE